GCAGGGATGCTCTTACCGCTGCCGTCCGTACAATGGGGACATAATGATGACTTCGAAGGAGTTGCTGACATAAACCTCTGGAGTTATTAGTACTcgtatttttcttaaaattatttttggaatgataatattttattgaattCGGATTCtacctattttttttaatggataTCCTTTTTTCTGGTAGTGTGAGAAACGATTGTGAATGTTTCCACAAAAGTGTTGGCAATGTTGTCAAATGCTGGGTATTTTGTGCAGCATAGTCATCTTGGTTTCCTTATATGCAGCaactaaattttagtttttaagtaaaaacagaagaggaaagagaatgaatgttattaaataaagaaagaaaaatctaaaGGTGGGTTTAGTAtgaaattttaaagtaattctgtattaaaattaaaaaaatattctattattCAAACATAAATTGTAAGATTTTGAAATCCAAgagtaattaaatttaaagcaTATTTTAAAAGGTTATAAATCTTTTGTGAACAGCAGTATtctgcaaaataaaaaattataaggcACTTCTGTTATTAGCAAAAACTACGGGGTatcaaatgaaaagaaaaagtattAGGCATTATTAAGAATAGCGAAAGATCTGGACCAAAATCAAAAGTTAGGTCTCACTTGATAAATATAAAACCTTCACGCcttattttgtaaatatcaaAAGTAAAGGTactacataaatataaactaacaGAAGTTGAGAAGCTCGTTGGACAGAGATAACAATGGCGTCTTCTGTAACCTCTCTTCTCTTCCACCACGGCTCTACTCGTCTCATCGCTCGTTCACGATGCCAATCACCTCTACTCAGAACGTGCGGAGTAACGCCATTTCTCTCCTTCCGCAGCTCGCGCGGCGGCTCCACTGCGCCGCTCGGGCTTCCGCTGAAGGCGAAATCGGTGGGATTGGCTCGCGCTTACGTCACCGGAGCGCCGCCGATCGTGGGAGAAGAGGATCCGAAGATCGATGGATCGAAATCGGAGCCCGAGAAGGAGGAATCGAAGGATTTGATCAAGTGGGGGCTTGTGTGGAGCTTGATGAGCAAGCACAAGCTCAGGCTCGTTGTTTGCTTATTGACTCTGGTTGGATGCAGCACTTGCACTCTCTCGATGCCTGTGTTTTCTGGTAATCGAGTTCTTGGATTCAGCCTCACGCTCCTCtattgtgattgtttattttaatgattAGGAGGTTTTGGGTTACAATCTCTAGACGAAGTAAACCAAGAACAGATCGGTCCAAATGGAATTGAACCTATGACCATTTAGATCCATAAtaggaaattaaaaaaaattaattatagcATTTTCAACCATCTTTGTATTTGACTTAGAGAGGCTAAATTTCtctagttttcttaaaatatagagattgttattttttcctctttttgtAGAGGAAGAGATaacattcctctattttttcctctatatttagagtttgctattttaaaaaaacacattgGAACACATCAGTTCATCTATTTCAGAgaaaaaaatagcaaaatacgTTGAAGATGGTTTTAGTAGGCAACTTGTCGTTGGTTTAGTTATTGTGATTGTAGTATGCTAATGCTGGTCTGGCttaatttctctattttttcatTAGGAAAATGATTGCCATCTACAAGAATTATAAGCTACATAACCATTAACCACACATGAAGATgttaataatataacatattataattcATGGATGTTTAGTTTGTGtagtttcatatatattatttttgttcatgTGTGTTATGTATTTCGTTGGTGTAGctgagattttattttatttgttgatTGAGTTAAACATGTGTTGATTCTTTGTGACAAATAATGGCAAGTGTTATGTTTGGAGCTGTAAAGGTAGATTCTTTGAAGTGTTGATTGGCGCGCGGCCGGATCCTCTGTGGCAGCTGCTGAGCAAAATCGCTGTTTTGTATTCTTTGGAACCCATCTTTACTATTGTTTTTGTAACCAACATGAATGCTATCTGGGAAAGCGTTATGGCAACGTTACGAGCTCAGATTTTCAGAAGGGTTTTGATCCAGAAGGTATGGTTTGTTTCCTGTGATCATAATTTTCCAAATGTTTATCACCTGAATGAATATCATTGTGATAGCTGCTTTCTTTTTGTATTTGCAGGCAGAGTTTTTCGACAAATATAaggtttgtcttttttttcttctttgtttttttttgtttcttggttTGTTCAGGTTTGGGACTTTTGGGCTGAGTTCATTTATTGTAGGTAGGAGAGTTGACGGGGCTGCTTACGTCTGATCTTGGCGCTCTGAATAGCATTGTGAATGATAACATCTCAAGAGACCGTGGATTTAGGGCATTTTCTGAGGCAAGCCATTTCTTTACTATGCAAATGTGAGATTGGTGTTTGTGCTTCCACTTTGCATAATGAATACAGACTTAATCTTAGCCTGGTGTTGTGTTGGTCGTATTTTTGGAGTTCTATACATGACAAAGAGTATCCGGTTGCATCTCAAGAATGCCCAGCTCTTATGGCTTATGTTTTGTATATTTGTAGGTTTTTGGAACAATCTGCATTTTGTTCACCCTATCTCCTCAACTTGCACCTGTGCTTGGTCTATTGATGCTCGCTGTATCAGTTTTAGTTGGTAAATTCTCAGGCCTTGCTCATTTTTCCTGAACTTATTGTTTGGTACACCTTGGTCATCTCTGCTTACCTTTAAATCTGCTCATTTGGTCAAAAGCTGTGTACAAAAGATCGACGGTTCCTGTTTATAAAGCACATGGATTAGCCCAAGCGACAATGTCTGATTGTGTATCAGAAACGTTCTCTGCAATTCGGACTGTAAGTTCTTGACTTCATCGTGTTTGTATTTTTTGGGCAGGTTGAATATAGAAACTTTTGATTTTCCTTTTGACGAAGCAAGTATTTTTATCTCTTCGTAGGTAAGATCGTTCAGTGGTGAAAAACGTCAGATGTCTCTTTTTGGTAGTCAGGTTACATTTCAGACTTCTTACTAGCTAAAAGTCAATTGTCTAAACAATTCTTGTTTTTTTCCTAACTGTTCCATGATCTTTTATTCTAACCATCTGTTTGATTTACAGATTCTTGCTTTCCAGCGTAGCGGCTTAAAGCTTGGTACTTTCAAATCTATAAATGAATCTATAACAAGAGTTGCTGTTTATATTTCTTTGTTGGCTCTATACGCTCTTGGGGGAAGCAAGGTCAAGACGGTAAGATATGCCTGCCTGTGAGACTTTTTAATTGCCATAATGGTTGAAATAAAGCTTCTTGCACATTAAGGCAAAAAGAGAATGGTGATTTGCTTAATTTCTCTTTATAGAAGATCGTGTTATTCTTCATTCATATATTCTGGAATAAATGACTGGATGATTCAAGCTAGAACAAAGTTACTACCGTCAGAAATTTAATAGATCATCAAAACTAAACAATCAGATTTCTTTTATCTCCccttttgtgtttgtttcttaTGCTGTTACATTTTCGCTCTTTTGCACTTTATGTTTCTTGGTTCTTATTCTTTGAGCTTTTTCCTACGCAGGGTGAGCTTGCTGTTGGAACAGTTGTTTCCTTCATTGGATACACTTTTACTCTAACGTTTGCTGTTAGTACCTATATCCACATGCATTTACTGTTATCCATATGCTATACATGTAATTTGGTTTTACCATAATCGTTTCTTGTTTTTGCCAGGTCCAAGGGCTCGTAAACACGTTTGGAGATCTACGTGGAAGTTTCGCTGCTATCGAGAGGATCAATTCCATTTTAAATGCAGTGGACATAGATGAGGCTCTTGCCTACGGGCTAGAAAGAGATATACATACAAAGAAAGTCCAAGATGAAAACCTTAGATTGTTCTTGTCTTCTGGTCCTAACGTGAATATCCGTCACCTCGATAAGTACTACATGTCAGATCTGAAATCAACGAACAATCTACGTACCTTGACTTGGGCAGGAGATGTCTGTCTTGACGGTAAAATCAGACCAAGAAAACTCTCCTCATGTTATTATACTTCAAGATTCCCCAAACCTCCCTTGAACTGAGGTTGTACTGCTTTCTAAGCTGAGGGTTTTCCATTTTCTAATTTTGTCTAGTGTAGATTTGCATTTTGCTTATCCCCTACGACCCGATGTGAAAGTTCTTGATGGGTTCAGTTTGACGTTGAGAGCTGGGACCGTAACTGCTCTTGTTGGCTCTAGTGGTGCGGGAAAAAGTACTATTGTACAGTTATTGGCACGCTTCTATGAGGTTAATCGACTCCCCCTCTTCCCATTTGAAGTCTGTAAAGACTAATTCTGAAGCCGCTTTTACGTCATGCTGATGGGTTTGAGTTTCCGATTTTCGCCAGCCAACACAAGGACGTATTACTGTGGCTGGAGAGGATGTGAGGATGTTTGACAAGAGTGAATGGGCTAAGGTTATCTCAATTGTGAATCAGGTGTGTACCCGTAACGTGTATTGTGTCAGACTTGGTCGGATTATAATCTTACCTGTGTGACCTCAGGAACCcgttctcttttctctctctgtgGCCGAGAATATTGCATATGGTCTCCCTAATGATCTTGTGTCCAAGGACGACATCATTAAGGCAGCCAAAGCTGCCAACGCTCATGAATTCATAATCTCACTTCCCCAGGTTCGGATTCGTGACCTTATGTGCAACAACTGACCTGTTCTTCTTGCAAATGAAGTTAATCTCTTCTTACTATTACCGGTGTTTGTTAATAGGGATACGATACACTGGTGGGTGAACGAGGAGGCTTGCTTAGCGGAGGGCAGAGACAGGTATAAAGACATTAAGCGCTACGCGTTTTTTTGTTCCTCATAGACTTTTGCTACCGCTTTGATGTGATTGTCTTAACGTTTCAGAGAGTTGCCATAGCCCGGGCTTTGCTGAAGAACGCCCCCATCTTGATTCTCGATGAGGTGAGTAACTCTTTGTTTAATAATCTCATCTTTGATGGACTGTTTGCTTTGCTAGAACCTTAGAACACTTACCTAAGTTAAAGCTTAATCGATGGGAGAGAAGGAACACATATACAAACAGTTCTGTGCTACATCTAGTTGCATGGTTTAGACAAATTTGTTACTGGCACTGAAGCAGTTAAGGCTCGAAGATGAATATGAACTCCTCTGCTTAGTCTCTCTTGCTTTCGTGTTGCAGGCCACGAGTGCGCTTGATGCAGTAAGCGAACGTTTGGTCCAGAGTGCGCTGAACCGTCTGATGAAAGACAGGACAACTTTAGTCATCGCTCACAGATTGAGCACAGTTCAGAACGCGCATCAGATCGCTGTATGCTCTGACGGGAAGATCATAGAGCTTGGAACTCATTCTGAGTTGGTGGCCCAAAAGGGATCTTATGCTTCACTTGTTGGCACTCAGAGGCTGGCCTTTGAGTAGAGTCTAATTATTCTCAAGTTCCTTTACAAGTTTTACTCACTCCCGAGTAAGACCATACAAGCAGATTATAGATTGTTACATATGTGTAATCTGAAACAAAAATGACTATAAAATGATGTTTCAAGTGTTATATTCCAAGaatttatttcaaaacaaaGGGCAACTACCAAACAGTTCATCTAAATTTGCTTTCGACAATTAGACACAGAGAAGTATCGCAGTCACAGAGATTAACGGTGGTTTCTATGATACTGACCTGCTGCTAGCCGTTGCACAAGTTAAAACTTTTACCCACTGTATAGTTGACTTAGAGGCGGATAACCTTACTGCGACATGTAGCCCgtctagctcagttggtagagcgcaAGGCTCTTAACCTTGTGGTCGTGGGTTcgagccccacggtgggcgaatagtttatgttttattttgcgGCCTAATAATGGGCCGTCTGCTCCTGGGCCTTGCCCCTTTTCTCGATTCACTGCGCTTTTTCAGATCGATTCGGGTAGTTTGGGTAGAAATcaaaatatctatttactacTTGATCTAACTTTGGTTTGGATAATTTTGAGTTCAGTCGGATAGTaaaattagaaacaaaaaagtTCAGAAAAATTTTAATTCTCATTTGGTTCGGATAATTCGGATAAATATTGATTATTTatggtaaaatatcaaataattaagatgatttagataaaaatttttttggatattttcggattattttggataaaaatatctAGATAATTTCGATTAGTtcagatactttataataatttatttatcttcaaatattttcaaatatttttaataaatttttaaaaattataaatatatatttggttatgttaaatgtatatataattaatatttttatatattctgatatccgttcggttctcggttcgttttgtttatcaaaatataagaatCATTAGAATATTTGAAAGTTTCGTTTTGGTTCCAGTTTCGAATATTTCAGTTCGGTTTTTCGATTCTAGGTTTTTTTCCCGGGCCTAGTCTCACTTCATTCGACGAGGTTAGTACGTAATCAGATATTACTGCACTCGAAGACCATGCCATGGTCTCACTGCCTTGAAGAAACTTTTTTCTTGCGTTAAAAAGTAACTTGAGTtattcttttcctttctttttttcagtTCTTCAAGTTTGATCCGTCTGCTCATTTAACTTCACACAGTCTTACTTTCTTCAGATCTAGTAGACCTATGGGTTGACTTTGTTTGTAGATAATTtgggtgagagagagaggaggagcACTAAGtccaaaattttagaaaatagatCAATGTAAAATTAAAAGGCAAGCAAAATCgttgaagtatttttttttggacaaggAAAAAACTTTAGAATAGTAGAAACTTATTAAGGTATagttaaaagtatttttatagaattttcCGCTTTTCTCGTTTGGGTGGGATAATAGAAGTAGCATAATAAAAAAGTTTCCAGAGCATTATCTTAGCAGACTAGTTGACTTAGGGTTTGTGCCTACTGCTTAAGGAGTACTAAGGAGAGATAGACCAAAGAGAGACTAAGTCATCGAGGGATCTAGTTCTAGTATACGAATCTTTCATCCATTTCTCTTAACTATCACCAATTTtattgctcttttttttttttttttttttgacgtcaaaagactattctattactcaaacttgaggtggccTTGGTAACCAAACCgcaatagaacaaccaataaaacataactccctatggaaggatctagcaGTCTTACCCAAAAAATCAGCCGTCTGATTGCGTGCCCGTGGGACGTGAGTGATTTTAAAATCCGGAAAGCATATCTGTagcgtctctatcctctccaattccgtcgcaaagcttggccacgCCTGAGGGTCCTTCACCATTGCTATCAGTTCCTTACAATCTGTCCCGAAGCTCTGGCAGTTCGAATGTTgcagcatattctccatcgcccattgCAGTGCCTCTACTTCCGAGTGCAAGGCTGATTCACGCCGAAGGAAATTCCTTGTCCCCATAAGCTGTGCATTCCCAGACCCATCCATCCACGCCCATCCGCATCCACTAAAGTTAGCATAagatgtccaagatccatctagcaagcaaatatttcccaagcttgctcttttttttcttttattgtaaaaaatattctttgttTATATCATAGAGTTTTTTGGTCGGCTATATTTCTGTTCTTGTTGAGGTCTTCTGAAAGCGAATCTTGTCAAAAAAACTTAAGGCTTCTTTACTTTTTCCAGATTAATTTACCAGTATATTTTCTAGGGGAGTTATCAGATCTACTCTTTGGATCTCTCTCCACTATATTTTCAAGAAACCATTTCTTGGTTTTGGATTCAGATCCAAGTGAGTTCCTTTTCGTTTTTGAAAGAAACTAATTTTTTCTTTCCCTATAATcaggttttagggtttcttaGGGATTCATTAATCATGTCAGGAAAATGGTGAGAGGGAAGATCGAAATCAAAAGAATCGAGGACGTGACCAGCAGACACGTCACGTTTTCCAAGCGTAGGAAAGGTCTCTTGAAGAAGGCTCACGAGCTTTCAGTTCTATGTGATGCTCAAGTAGCAGCCATTGTCTTCTCTCAGAAAGGAAGATTATATGATTTCGCTAGCTCCGAGTAAGTACCTTTCACTTAACCTTTTGATCCAATActcattagtatatatataccatTATTTGTGATGTTAAGCTCTTAATTACTTAGGTAAGATTGTTTGTACTAGCTAGAGATTTCTAAACATTTAGTTGAGTTTAATTTCCCCCAAAATATTCCCTTTGaaattgctttgattttctTTAATTAGGCATATAGTTTCTTTAAAGTACCACGGAATTGTATTTCTTAATTAAAACCTAATCAATTAATTGACCAAATGTGTTTGTAACTTGCATCAAGTTCTTCTTCAAGCACGAGCAAGTGATTTAGGGTTTTCCCAAAGCGTTCTCGAACTTTGAACCTAGTATACATTGGAACTCTCATGCTGAAACCACTTGGCACGTTAGTATAATACAGTATATAAGAAAAGCTCAGTGATCatgtcataaaaataaatacctgAAGAGTACAATTGACCGTTTTAAGAATAGCAAACTACATGATGTATGAGACAATATCTTGTTGCTTTGTGTCAAGGTCCAAACTTCAGTCCTAGACAGTTTGGGATTCTTGAGTGTGTTGATCTTTTAGGGAAAAGTGAATTTCTTGCACCAAATTCAAACTAACCGAAAGAATTAAAGTTGTGATATAATGCCAtgttgatcaagtatgcaaCTGATGATTATCAAACCTCAACATTGATCACTATCAAAGCCATATATTATAGCCTCTTGGTTAAATTAACCGTTACTACTAATGATTTTTCATTACATTTTAGCAATTAGCAATTACATTTTTCACTACATTTTTTTTGGTGGGCCacatttttcactttttttttttttttttttttttttttttttcactacaTTTGAGTGAGCTTAGATagcaaccaaaaaaaatattttacaaatgtTAGTGTCACTGATAATTACGAGCTTACTAATTGATTTTGACCACGCGAGTGTATAAGTATTACTGGTGACTGTTGAGTATAAATAGGAAGCCAAGTCATGCAAATTAAAAGATGCATACAGCATATTTACACTTTGGTGTCTCTCAGATGTTTAGCATTCTCATCCCGTTAGGTCGAAAAGCATATTAAATATGTACATTACGATGCATGCTTGGGAAATATTTCATACTTATATATGTACATTACTACTCAGTAGTCAAGAGATAGGTCAAGCGTGGCTAGAAACATGTATCTAGTTTACTAGGACATATGACTTGATGCTTGAATAACATTTTCAGGTTAGAACAAACATGAATTTTGAATATGTGTGAATGCTCTTGTTGATCatgatatataagtatttcaaAATGAACTATTTATATTATACTTAATAAATAATACTGAAGGGGTTCTTGGAAATGTATACAGCATGCAGAAGATGATAGAGAGATGTGAGATACATAGGGGTGAGTATTTTGGAGCAGAGAGACTCCAAAAACAGCAATACGTGCAAGATCTCAAGAACGAAATGGCGATAACGATGGACAAGATTAAACTTCTTCAACTTCATTGCCGGTAATTTTCTAATCTTcctatatactccctctgtttcgaTTTAATTGTCATTgtagagaaaaaaatttgttttaaaataaattttgttttaaaatttcaatgcaaaatttattaataagatttttcactttatttttttattggttgaaatatagtTAGTTGTATAAGTaactatgtttttattttgaaaatatacaaaattttatgttttattaatgagATTGTATGTATAAACCTAGAACAACAATTACAATGAAACAGAGGGGAAGTAttgcatatatatgttttcttgatatgcaatatatgattatatatatatactcggATAACATCTCAAGGAAGCTGATGGGGCAAGATTTGGATTCGTGTTCGGTGGAGGAACTCAAGGAGATAACTACCAAAATTGAGAAAAGTCTTACTATTGTCAGATCAAGGAAGGTATAAATGCACTGAGTTTATAATTAATACAGAGAGAAATAAAACTTTATTCTCATAATTACATTCGTAATTATATAGTTGTCATAATGTGGTGAACAATAATGTTAGACGTTGATATCGAAATGATGAGCTCATTCCgcatttttcgattttggcagGCTAAGTTAAATGAAGATAGAATAGAGAAACTAAAAGCAGAGGTACtattactaattaattttattattttcaaggGAGTTTTATTTCtaagttttttcttttataactgGCCAGTTTTATTTCTAAGTTTCCTTGTGAATTTTGTTCACTTCACTTTATTAGATTGTAGCAGAGAGAGAGGTCTTGAACGATAAAAGTAGGCTGCGCCAAATGGTACACACATACATAAATC
The sequence above is drawn from the Brassica napus cultivar Da-Ae chromosome A8, Da-Ae, whole genome shotgun sequence genome and encodes:
- the LOC106426460 gene encoding ABC transporter B family member 28 — encoded protein: MASSVTSLLFHHGSTRLIARSRCQSPLLRTCGVTPFLSFRSSRGGSTAPLGLPLKAKSVGLARAYVTGAPPIVGEEDPKIDGSKSEPEKEESKDLIKWGLVWSLMSKHKLRLVVCLLTLVGCSTCTLSMPVFSGRFFEVLIGARPDPLWQLLSKIAVLYSLEPIFTIVFVTNMNAIWESVMATLRAQIFRRVLIQKAEFFDKYKVGELTGLLTSDLGALNSIVNDNISRDRGFRAFSEVFGTICILFTLSPQLAPVLGLLMLAVSVLVAVYKRSTVPVYKAHGLAQATMSDCVSETFSAIRTVRSFSGEKRQMSLFGSQILAFQRSGLKLGTFKSINESITRVAVYISLLALYALGGSKVKTGELAVGTVVSFIGYTFTLTFAVQGLVNTFGDLRGSFAAIERINSILNAVDIDEALAYGLERDIHTKKVQDENLRLFLSSGPNVNIRHLDKYYMSDLKSTNNLRTLTWAGDVCLDDLHFAYPLRPDVKVLDGFSLTLRAGTVTALVGSSGAGKSTIVQLLARFYEPTQGRITVAGEDVRMFDKSEWAKVISIVNQEPVLFSLSVAENIAYGLPNDLVSKDDIIKAAKAANAHEFIISLPQGYDTLVGERGGLLSGGQRQRVAIARALLKNAPILILDEATSALDAVSERLVQSALNRLMKDRTTLVIAHRLSTVQNAHQIAVCSDGKIIELGTHSELVAQKGSYASLVGTQRLAFE
- the LOC106361331 gene encoding MADS-box protein AGL71, which produces MVRGKIEIKRIEDVTSRHVTFSKRRKGLLKKAHELSVLCDAQVAAIVFSQKGRLYDFASSDMQKMIERCEIHRGEYFGAERLQKQQYVQDLKNEMAITMDKIKLLQLHCRKLMGQDLDSCSVEELKEITTKIEKSLTIVRSRKAKLNEDRIEKLKAEIVAEREVLNDKSRLRQMFEEQPLWIQSRSLESEKSAPSCSCGNMNLSDVETDLSIGLPQSRV